TCGGGCGCTCCGTTCAAATCCGTCGATGGTCGACGCGAGGCGCCTTCCGCCGGGGCAGCACACCGTCCGCAAGTGGCCGCGGCTGGATCTCGGCATCGTGCCGCGTTTCGACCCGATGGGATGGGATCTGCGCGTGGACGGGGAGGTCGATGCGCGGCTTCGCCTGACCTACGATGAACTCCTGGCGCTGCCCAAGGCCCACGTGGATTCCGACTTCCATTGCGTGACGGGTTGGACGACG
The Thermoplasmata archaeon DNA segment above includes these coding regions:
- a CDS encoding molybdopterin-dependent oxidoreductase, whose amino-acid sequence is MVDARRLPPGQHTVRKWPRLDLGIVPRFDPMGWDLRVDGEVDARLRLTYDELLALPKAHVDSDFHCVTGWTT